From the genome of Apium graveolens cultivar Ventura unplaced genomic scaffold, ASM990537v1 ctg2959, whole genome shotgun sequence, one region includes:
- the LOC141700832 gene encoding uncharacterized protein LOC141700832 gives MAYGTEALVPVEVGLESYRTETYNVGTNSFGLKVNVDLLEEEREAAHQRNMRYLLQAAQHYDSNVKKRAFGVGDLVLRELAASMPTKQGKLQPNWEGTYKVTEVVRPGTYKLETLSGEQIKNTWHASRLRKFYQSEISKKLVFQLYAKNVSSLIK, from the coding sequence ATGGCTTATGGCACCGAGGCCTTAGTTCCTGTCGAAGTGGGCTTGGAATCATACCGAACCGAGACCTACAATGTGGGAACTAATAGCTTCGGGTTGAAGGTGAACGTAGACTTGTTGGAGGAAGAAAGAGAAGCCGCCCATCAAAGGAACATGAGGTATTTACTGCAAGCGGCACAACACTATGACTCCAATGTGAAGAAAAGGGCCTTCGGAGTAGGAGACCTAGTATTAAGGGAGTTGGCCGCATCTATGCCGACCAAGCAAGGAAAGCTCCAGCCGAACTGGGAAGGGACTTACAAAGTGACCGAAGTCGTTCGCCCTGGAACCTATAAGCTCGAAACGTTGTCTGGCGAACAAATTAAAAACACTTGGCATGCCAGTCGCCTTCGGAAATTTTATCAGTCAGAAATTTCTAAAAAGCTTGTATTTCAATTATATGCGAAGAATGTAAGCAGTCTGATTAAATAA
- the LOC141700833 gene encoding uncharacterized protein LOC141700833: MYARQVYNLYQFGQAKPHMPMTFSTEDYEDVIRPHEDPLIINPIIGQNKIWKVMVDTGSSANILFHKTYCKMNLAGEQLEPCNEAPLYAIGDHPIQFEGTITLPVLLGKLPYTAKKLVKFYVVRIESPYNAIFGKPFLSSFEVVESIPHLKLKFSTEKGVGKLPES; this comes from the coding sequence ATGTACGCCCGACAGGTGTACAATCTGTATCAGTTCGGGCAAGCAAAGCCCCACATGCCCATGACCTTCAGCACTGAAGACTATGAGGATGTCATTCGCCCGCACGAGGACCCTTTGATCATCAATCCTATCATCGGGCAAAATAAAATATGGAAGGTGATGGTGGATACCGGCAGCTCAGCCAATATACTATTCCACAAAACCTACTGTAAGATGAACTTGGCGGGAGAGCAACTAGAGCCCTGCAATGAAGCCCCCCTCTATGCAATCGGAGACCATCCAATTCAGTTCGAGGGAACGATTACCCTTCCGGTCCTCCTGGGCAAGTTGCCGTATACCGCCAAGAAGTTGGTGAAGTTCTACGTGGTTCGGATTGAAAGCCCGTACAATGCAATATTTGGCAAGCCCTTCTTATCTAGTTTCGAAGTAGTGGAGTCCATACCTCACCTCAAACTCAAGTTCTCAACTGAAAAAGGGGTAGGAAAACTGCCCGAATCATAA
- the LOC141700834 gene encoding uncharacterized protein LOC141700834, with amino-acid sequence MSEFNGKGDPEDHCEKYELLMVGMGHNDIMLCKMFKTYLKRSASMWYKSLKPRSIGSYEQLKRKFLKYYSHLCRKAKDTEALVHCRQRANEELGDYLARFKEEAGMVTNLDKIKAMGFLTAGLDPYKGKKLRSSLYDFPPKSLNDIYVRGENIRRKMESIGGYKDTRRDDRSKRADRYEGSRSGSDRRDSRKEGRKETDRGAERRRDRDSAVFTPLNAPISKILHEIKGKPGFVHPAKMKVPNHKKNPDKYCDYHRDKGHNTDECYRLKKFIERMIKDGELNQFVRDLRDRSGPKENPEEEVEADEPERRDRIKGRSKNYIWGEHPG; translated from the coding sequence ATGAGCGAGTTCAACGGGAAAGGGGACCCCGAGGACCATTGTGAAAAGTATGAACTCCTGATGGTTGGGATGGGCCACAACGATATAATGCTGTGCAAAATGTTCAAGACTTATCTCAAAAGGTCTGcctcgatgtggtacaaatccCTGAAGCCTCGGTCTATCGGGTCTTACGAGCAGTTGAAGAGGAAATTTTTAAAGTACTACTCGCACCTGTGCCGAAAGGCGAAGGACACCGAAGCCTTGGTCCATTGTCGGCAGAGGGCGAATGAGGAGCTGGGTGATTATCTTGCTAGATTCAAGGAAGAAGCGGGAATGGTCACCAATCTGGACAAAATCAAAGCTATGGGCTTCCTAACGGCGGGGCTAGACCCCTATAAAGGTAAAAAGCTTCGTTCATCTCTTTACGATTTCCCCCCAAAATCCCTAAATGATATATATGTGAGAGGCGAGAATATTCGCCGCAAGATGGAAAGTATTGGGGGATATAAAGACACAAGAAGGGATGACCGATCAAAGCGAGCCGACAGATATGAGGGCTCAAGATCAGGATCTGACCGGAGGGATAGCAGAAAGGAAGGAAGGAAGGAAACAGATCGTGGGGCTGAACGACGTCGAGATAGAGATTCGGCCGTGTTCACTCCTTTGAATGCGCCGatctccaagattctccatgaGATAAAAGGCAAGCCGGGATTTGTTCACCCCGCCAAGATGAAGGTCCCGAACCACAAGAAGAACCCCGATAAGTACTGTGACTATCACAGGGACAAGGGGCATAACACAGATGAATGCTACCGCCTCAAGAAGTTCATTGAGCGCATGATCAAAGACGGCGAGCTTAATCAGTTCGTCCGAGATCTGAGAGATAGATCGGGGCCGAAGGAAAACCCAGAGGAGGAAGTAGAGGCCGATGAGCCAGAACGAAGGGACAGGATAAAGGGGCGAAGTAAAAACTATATCTGGGGGGAGCATCCTGGATAA